The Phoenix dactylifera cultivar Barhee BC4 chromosome 15, palm_55x_up_171113_PBpolish2nd_filt_p, whole genome shotgun sequence genome contains a region encoding:
- the LOC103699370 gene encoding uncharacterized protein LOC103699370, with amino-acid sequence MSDSENEVLASYRRKGVKTSSQEATNMPARPAANAVATQADLAGVCQVVAQLLQQQQQTQLSCQPVSFTDTYYEKFRRLHPPMFEGGADYLAAEAWIREIEEMYDALQFLEEVKVKLAVPMLRGNAKFWWIAMKAAVQENGEQLTWKEFKGKFYNQYFPQSVRLVKQNEFLALKQTENMTVLEYASKFNELGRFCPQFMEEEISKANRFEQGLRYRIRSRLAVLLFTSYRDVLERALKLEAELKRSEKEKSDQKETQDDRKSE; translated from the coding sequence ATGAGTGATAGCGAGAACGAAGTTCTGGCTAGCTATAGAAGAAAAGGAGTGAAAACATCATCTCAAGAAGCTACCAACATGCCAGCTAGGCCAGCTGCAAATGCTGTAGCCACTCAGGCAGATCTTGCTGGGGTATGTCAGGTGGTGGCACAGCTtcttcagcagcagcagcagacgcAGCTCTCTTGCCAACCGGTATCGTTCACCGATACCTATTATGAGAAATTTCGGAGGCTGCACCCTCCAATGTTTGAGGGAGGTGCTGATTACTTGGCTGCGGAGGCCTGGATTCGGGAGATAGAGGAGATGTATGATGCCCTACAATTTCTCGAGGAGGTCAAGGTCAAATTGGCGGTTCCAATGCTCAGAGGAAACGCTAAGTTCTGGTGGATAGCTATGAAGGCTGCTGTTCAAGAAAATGGTGAACAACTGACATGGAAGGAATTTAAAGGTAAATTCTACAACCAGTACTTTCCTCAGTCAGTAAGATTGGTGAAGCAGAATGAATTCTTGGCCCTGAAACAGACCGAGAATATGACAGTATTGGAATATGCTAGCAAATTTAATGAGTTGGGCAGGTTTTGTCCTCAGTTCATGGAGGAAGAGATAAGTAAAGCTAATAGGTTTGAACAAGGCTTGAGATATAGGATCAGGTCCAGGTTGGCTGTTCTGCTTTTCACTAGTTACCGGGATGTATTGGAAAGGGCTCTAAAATTGGAAGCCGAATTGAAGagatcagaaaaagaaaaaagtgaccAGAAAGAGACCCAAGATGACAGAAAGTCTGAGTGA
- the LOC103704234 gene encoding protein LIKE COV 3-like has protein sequence MATPRDRDRDRDRDRELLIPVGETLELGDGASLSAASPVISTLPPSSLHLHHPPTGIEAFSMVIRSWASTKFMTGCVILFPIAITFYTTWWFIRFVDGFFSPIYTHLGIDVFGLGFITSITFIFLVGMFMSSWLGTSLLSLGEWFIKKMPLVRLIYSASKQISAAISPDQSSRAFKEVVIIRHPRVGEYAIGFITSTVALNRSTGDEELSCVYVPTNHLYLGDIFLISSRELIRPNLSVREGIEIIISGGMSIPKILSAVEVKTTL, from the exons ATGGCCACCCCGAGAGACAGGGATCGAGATCGCGACCGCGACCGAGAACTCCTCATCCCCGTCGGCGAAACCCTAGAACTCGGCGATGGGGCCTCCCTTTCCGCCGCCTCCCCCGTCATTTCCacccttcctccctcctccctccacctccaccaccCACCGACCGGCATCGAG GCATTCTCCATGGTCATCCGCAGCTGGGCCTCAACAAAGTTCATGACAGGATG TGTAATATTGTTTCCCATAGCCATAACATTTTACACTACTTGGTGGTTTATTCGTTTTGTGGATGGATTCTTTTCACCTATTTATACTCATCTTGGGATCGATGTTTTTG GCCTAGGATTCATCACTTCAATTACGTTCATCTTTCTGGTGGGTATGTTCATGTCATCATGGTTGGGAACTTCTCTTCTTAGCCTTGGTGAATGGTTTATCAAGAAAATGCCACTAGTCCGCCTTATCTACTCTGCCTCAAAGCAAATAAGTGCAGCAATATCACCAG ATCAGAGTTCTCGAGCCTTCAAAGAAGTAGTCATCATAAGGCATCCACGTGTTGGCGAATATGCCATCGGCTTCATTACATCTACTGTGGCTCTTAATAGGAGCACAGGAGATGAGGAGCTCTCCTGTGTTTATGTTCCTACCAACCACCTTTACCTCGGGGACATCTTTCTCATCAGCTCTAGGGAACTCATCAGGCCAAATTTATCTGTTCGAGAAGGGATTG AAATTATTATTTCCGGTGGCATGTCAATTCCTAAGATCTTGTCTGCCGTGGAGGTGAAGACAACACTTtga